From a region of the Aeoliella mucimassa genome:
- a CDS encoding membrane dipeptidase has product MIPLIDSHLDLAWNAVSFDRDLTATAEAINASERQYTDCQARGGAVVSFEEMRRGDLWLCYGTLLARNNAMKKYPESGALRIDLDHRQWWGAYCSAHAQLAWYRKMVSLGHIRMIKTRADLDAYWNDRQSHRTKALGMVLVMEGADPITDRDDLVEWYTAGLRQVNLVHYGTNRYAAGTGAEGGVTPEGRQLLQWCSELGMALDLTHLADQAFFEALDAFDGPVLASHQNARSVVPGGRQFTDEQLKLVIERQGVIGAAFDNWMLVEGWKLGVTPRESVTLESVANHIDHICQLAGTHTAMAIGTDLDGGFGTEQSPYGLESIADVQNLAEVLANRNYSTEAIEAIFHGNWLRWLRANLPGEPSQAAGNEEQTLMEVIRADSLPRTTEQPRKLVAVIGAGSIGERHARCFAKTGRASIVLCDINRDRMQEVASRVEIASTIDDFSRLADLPLDAAVIATPAPYHIPQAIELLQRRVPVLIEKPLSLTTDGIAELVELAEKQAVPTAVAYVLRGHAVYAAVKECVQRGEIGTPVELLLQSGQHFPFYRPAYRETYYAKRASGGGAIQDALTHFVNLAEWIVGPTTAIQADASRLMLDGVDVEDTVHVLARHGQVMSSLTLNQHQPANETSLSVIGTTGMVRGEVHSNSIHLVHRPDEPWQVTKFPELERDHLFVKQADSFLDQIELGTPAVCSLLEAVSTLKTQMAILQAADHTSWTSVTPGKPRGAAEMLLSEG; this is encoded by the coding sequence ATGATTCCCCTGATTGATTCGCATCTTGATTTGGCGTGGAACGCGGTGTCGTTTGATCGCGACCTCACGGCCACAGCCGAGGCGATAAACGCTAGCGAAAGGCAATACACCGACTGTCAGGCGCGGGGCGGGGCTGTCGTAAGCTTTGAAGAAATGCGCCGTGGCGATTTGTGGCTCTGTTACGGAACATTGCTAGCTCGCAACAATGCGATGAAGAAGTATCCAGAGTCAGGTGCACTGCGGATCGATCTCGACCATCGCCAGTGGTGGGGGGCTTACTGTTCGGCACATGCCCAGTTGGCTTGGTATCGAAAAATGGTGTCGCTCGGGCATATCCGGATGATCAAAACGCGAGCGGACCTCGACGCTTACTGGAACGATCGGCAATCGCATCGCACCAAGGCACTCGGCATGGTGCTCGTAATGGAGGGGGCTGATCCGATCACCGATCGCGATGATCTGGTGGAATGGTATACCGCTGGGTTGCGGCAGGTAAATCTCGTGCACTACGGCACGAATCGTTATGCGGCCGGCACCGGGGCAGAGGGGGGCGTTACCCCCGAAGGTCGGCAGTTACTCCAGTGGTGTTCCGAGCTTGGCATGGCGCTCGACCTCACGCATCTGGCCGACCAGGCTTTCTTCGAAGCGTTGGATGCTTTCGACGGGCCGGTGCTCGCGAGTCACCAGAACGCCCGCTCGGTAGTGCCTGGCGGACGGCAGTTTACCGACGAGCAGCTGAAGCTTGTCATCGAACGACAAGGGGTCATCGGTGCGGCCTTTGACAATTGGATGCTAGTTGAAGGATGGAAGCTCGGGGTGACACCTCGCGAATCAGTAACGCTGGAGTCGGTAGCCAATCATATCGATCATATTTGTCAGTTGGCTGGCACGCACACCGCAATGGCGATCGGTACTGATCTCGATGGAGGTTTCGGCACCGAGCAATCGCCTTATGGTCTCGAGAGCATTGCCGACGTGCAGAACCTGGCGGAGGTGTTGGCCAATCGCAACTACTCCACTGAAGCCATCGAGGCGATCTTCCATGGCAACTGGTTGCGGTGGTTGCGAGCCAACTTGCCAGGCGAACCCTCGCAAGCGGCCGGCAACGAAGAGCAAACCCTCATGGAAGTGATCAGGGCCGACTCGCTCCCGAGGACCACCGAGCAGCCTCGCAAGTTAGTCGCGGTGATCGGGGCTGGTTCCATCGGTGAGCGGCATGCTCGTTGTTTTGCCAAGACCGGACGAGCTTCGATTGTGTTGTGCGACATCAACCGAGATCGCATGCAGGAGGTCGCCAGTCGGGTGGAGATTGCCTCGACGATCGACGACTTCTCTCGGCTTGCCGATTTGCCATTGGATGCAGCGGTGATCGCCACGCCGGCGCCGTACCATATACCCCAAGCCATCGAGCTACTGCAGCGGCGGGTGCCGGTGTTGATTGAGAAGCCGCTGAGCCTTACCACCGATGGCATTGCCGAGTTGGTGGAGCTAGCCGAAAAGCAAGCGGTGCCAACTGCGGTAGCCTATGTGTTGCGAGGCCATGCGGTATACGCAGCGGTAAAGGAGTGTGTACAGCGGGGCGAGATCGGCACGCCTGTCGAGTTGCTGCTGCAATCGGGCCAACACTTTCCGTTCTATCGCCCCGCGTATCGCGAAACCTACTACGCCAAGCGGGCATCCGGCGGGGGAGCGATTCAGGACGCACTCACGCATTTTGTGAATCTCGCAGAGTGGATCGTCGGACCGACCACCGCGATTCAGGCTGATGCGAGTCGATTGATGCTCGATGGCGTCGACGTGGAAGACACCGTGCATGTGCTCGCTCGGCATGGGCAGGTGATGTCGAGTCTCACGCTTAATCAGCATCAACCAGCCAACGAAACCAGCCTCTCGGTGATCGGAACCACTGGCATGGTGCGAGGCGAGGTGCATAGCAACTCAATCCACCTCGTGCATCGCCCTGACGAACCTTGGCAAGTCACGAAGTTCCCTGAGTTGGAACGCGATCATCTGTTTGTGAAGCAAGCTGACTCTTTCCTCGATCAGATCGAATTGGGAACACCTGCGGTCTGCTCGCTACTCGAAGCGGTGAGCACACTCAAAACCCAAATGGCGATCCTGCAGGCGGCCGATCATACAAGCTGGACCTCAGTGACACCTGGTAAACCCCGGGGGGCTGCTGAAATGCTGCTGTCCGAAGGTTAG
- a CDS encoding EF-hand domain-containing protein, whose amino-acid sequence MSLLLLSIACMTGCSDGASQITMPGFDPQAAAARAIEAYDQDKNGSISKAEMAASPALQGASKEIDQDGDGALSLAEIESRVEQYVASNTGLQSLSCRATVRGRPLAGAKVKFVPVEFLNEAIGPAEATLRANGSGAVMASGGKLPGLSPGLYRVEVYAPEGSGREIASEYNADSKLWYELNPLEPPALAEFSVEFQ is encoded by the coding sequence GTGTCTCTACTGCTCTTGTCGATTGCCTGTATGACAGGTTGTTCAGATGGGGCTTCGCAGATCACTATGCCGGGGTTTGATCCCCAGGCAGCGGCCGCACGGGCGATCGAAGCGTACGACCAAGATAAGAATGGTTCTATTTCTAAGGCCGAAATGGCTGCGTCGCCCGCATTGCAGGGGGCAAGCAAAGAGATCGATCAGGATGGGGATGGGGCCTTGTCGTTAGCGGAGATCGAGTCGCGTGTCGAGCAATACGTTGCCTCAAATACGGGCCTTCAAAGCCTCTCGTGTAGGGCAACTGTACGTGGACGCCCTCTTGCCGGGGCAAAGGTGAAGTTCGTCCCGGTTGAGTTTCTAAACGAGGCAATTGGGCCGGCTGAGGCAACTTTGCGTGCGAATGGCTCGGGGGCTGTGATGGCCAGTGGTGGCAAATTGCCTGGGTTGTCGCCTGGGTTGTACAGGGTGGAGGTCTATGCTCCGGAAGGTTCTGGCCGAGAAATCGCCTCCGAGTACAACGCCGACTCGAAGCTCTGGTATGAGCTGAATCCTCTAGAACCCCCTGCATTAGCAGAGTTTAGTGTGGAGTTTCAGTAA
- a CDS encoding GntR family transcriptional regulator, with amino-acid sequence MGANTFRDTTRTTKYAKLRDLISDQIATGTLSKGDFLPSEPVLAKRFEISRSTVRQAIAELETDGLVERIPGKGTLVLQSSALAPPRPMPSAASRPTVPPTVSATPQALSVFTVVLPELKTGHYPALVQHFEQAASDLMRQTIFCTTGNDVRRQGDIILQLIDKRVAGVALSPPTVGAVPTHQIRQLQLNGIPVVLLHRGVTGITAPIIEIPYETVAERAAEVLLEQGHRRIAFIGSHASASTERYRHSFAKTLEAHGASLPEELVWIGNQSIAEAGTPNSQRLNEVEVAFDKMMALPGDRRPTAAFDPWDADAEAIYLTLLQRGMSIPKDFSIISFGGASGTGTLSSRISSITLDEHHFALKAVELLENMVKGDLRLNDDSRFLADLGFRKGETLKSVN; translated from the coding sequence ATGGGTGCGAACACATTTCGGGATACGACGCGAACGACCAAGTACGCCAAGCTGCGCGATCTGATATCGGATCAGATCGCGACTGGCACGCTGAGTAAAGGCGACTTCCTCCCATCGGAGCCTGTGCTGGCGAAACGATTCGAGATCTCCCGTAGTACTGTTCGTCAAGCGATTGCTGAACTCGAAACCGACGGTCTCGTAGAACGCATTCCAGGCAAAGGAACGCTGGTACTGCAAAGCAGCGCACTCGCCCCTCCACGGCCAATGCCGTCGGCGGCCTCACGCCCCACCGTCCCTCCGACTGTATCAGCGACTCCCCAAGCTCTCAGTGTCTTCACGGTAGTACTTCCGGAACTAAAGACAGGCCACTACCCAGCGCTTGTTCAACACTTCGAACAAGCTGCTAGCGACCTGATGCGGCAGACCATCTTCTGCACCACTGGCAACGATGTTCGCCGACAAGGCGATATCATCCTGCAGTTGATCGACAAACGCGTTGCAGGCGTTGCACTTTCGCCTCCTACGGTCGGTGCGGTTCCTACCCATCAAATTCGGCAACTGCAGTTAAACGGCATTCCGGTGGTCCTACTGCACCGTGGTGTTACAGGTATCACGGCTCCGATCATTGAGATCCCCTACGAGACAGTCGCCGAGAGAGCAGCTGAGGTGCTACTCGAACAGGGCCATCGTCGTATCGCATTCATCGGCAGCCATGCCAGTGCTTCGACCGAGCGCTATCGCCACAGCTTTGCAAAGACCCTGGAAGCTCACGGAGCAAGTCTCCCGGAAGAGCTTGTGTGGATTGGCAACCAATCGATTGCCGAAGCCGGAACGCCCAATTCACAGCGACTCAACGAGGTCGAAGTGGCTTTCGATAAAATGATGGCACTGCCTGGCGATCGTCGCCCCACAGCGGCCTTCGATCCCTGGGATGCCGACGCCGAAGCCATCTATCTTACTCTGCTGCAACGCGGCATGAGCATTCCCAAGGACTTCTCTATCATTAGCTTTGGTGGAGCAAGCGGTACTGGCACCCTCAGCAGTCGCATTAGCAGCATCACACTCGACGAACATCACTTCGCCCTAAAAGCCGTCGAACTACTCGAAAACATGGTGAAGGGCGACCTGCGATTGAATGACGACAGTCGCTTTCTGGCCGATCTTGGGTTCCGCAAAGGCGAAACCCTCAAGTCCGTCAATTAG
- a CDS encoding LamG-like jellyroll fold domain-containing protein yields the protein MNYKHWLRPFLCIAFSLGAVPMASATQLLYNFEGDIGTTATDKLTGDGVQDGTLLGNISLVSGPEVPFGGQAALFEVPSAVNPPFSTVQVPGSTALGDVYTLAVHANINDPTPSAFRIFSNYPGTGGVGADRIIFDHQPTYLRAIIGGTVISAPTATSFPDAGYHHYALTVDNGTATIYMDGMALGSGAVPTGNVLSTDLLVGEDTGGASNEQIMGNIDDILVMDEALSAADIMQLASGASAASMITPTGFYAANYGFEGAAPLSDLFVSDGVQDAVLTLPIAATVDADPANAAEGSGSLYLQDASTIVHRFSQIETPVSGTDLGSQFTLSSVVNVSSGGYANDGLIRLFTNYPGGGSASNSLIVDFNPDADQSGIGIRLLLPGSGNTTVYGGTFSYDEDHLITTVYDDGEVSIYLDGELVAENMVASGGFDLGDTKLLIGEDSAGSVNENLLGIVDDVLILDRALTAAQVQYMSLFGAEAMLAVPEPSSVVMIVGAMLVGVVAVRRRENCV from the coding sequence GTGAATTACAAACATTGGCTGCGGCCCTTTTTGTGTATTGCTTTCTCCTTGGGCGCAGTGCCGATGGCCTCGGCAACACAACTACTCTACAACTTTGAAGGCGATATCGGTACGACGGCTACCGACAAGCTTACTGGCGACGGTGTTCAGGATGGTACGTTGCTCGGCAATATTTCGCTCGTCAGCGGCCCGGAAGTTCCCTTTGGGGGGCAAGCGGCGCTGTTCGAAGTGCCGAGTGCAGTGAATCCGCCTTTCAGTACTGTGCAGGTACCAGGATCAACTGCTCTTGGGGACGTTTACACGCTGGCGGTTCATGCGAATATCAATGATCCAACTCCCTCGGCGTTTCGAATTTTCTCAAATTATCCCGGTACGGGTGGCGTTGGTGCGGACCGAATTATTTTCGATCATCAACCAACCTATTTGCGAGCGATTATCGGGGGTACTGTCATCTCGGCGCCCACGGCAACGTCTTTTCCGGACGCTGGTTATCATCACTATGCGTTAACTGTTGATAACGGAACCGCCACGATTTATATGGATGGAATGGCCCTGGGGAGCGGAGCCGTTCCCACCGGCAATGTACTAAGTACCGATTTGCTGGTCGGAGAAGATACAGGTGGTGCATCGAACGAACAAATCATGGGCAATATCGACGATATTCTGGTGATGGACGAAGCGTTAAGTGCTGCCGACATTATGCAGTTAGCTTCAGGGGCATCCGCAGCTTCAATGATTACTCCAACTGGTTTCTACGCCGCCAACTATGGCTTCGAAGGTGCTGCCCCATTGTCAGACTTGTTTGTCTCTGACGGAGTGCAGGATGCTGTGTTGACGCTGCCAATCGCGGCGACAGTGGATGCTGATCCTGCGAACGCAGCGGAAGGTTCGGGCTCGCTGTACTTGCAGGACGCCTCAACGATTGTTCATCGGTTCAGCCAAATTGAAACACCGGTATCAGGTACCGACTTGGGTAGCCAGTTTACCTTGTCGAGCGTGGTGAATGTCTCCAGCGGTGGCTATGCGAACGATGGTCTAATTCGTTTGTTTACCAACTATCCTGGCGGTGGTTCTGCAAGCAATTCGCTGATTGTGGACTTTAATCCAGACGCAGATCAGTCGGGTATTGGGATTCGTTTGCTGTTGCCCGGTTCGGGAAACACCACGGTTTACGGAGGGACTTTCAGTTACGACGAAGACCATCTGATTACCACCGTGTACGACGATGGTGAAGTAAGCATCTATCTCGATGGCGAACTAGTTGCTGAAAATATGGTTGCATCGGGAGGATTTGATCTTGGTGACACGAAGCTGCTGATCGGTGAGGACTCGGCTGGATCTGTCAATGAAAACTTGCTTGGTATTGTTGACGATGTATTGATCCTGGATCGGGCACTCACTGCAGCGCAAGTGCAGTACATGTCACTATTCGGAGCCGAGGCCATGTTAGCTGTTCCTGAGCCTTCGAGTGTTGTGATGATTGTGGGTGCCATGCTCGTTGGAGTTGTGGCAGTTCGTCGTCGCGAGAACTGTGTGTAA
- a CDS encoding HpcH/HpaI aldolase family protein, protein MHESKVLERIRNNETACGVTLHLHDPSLFEMTASLDYDAIWLDLEHHSENGVHISELIRATRAGGQTDVIVRPGRGEFARMARLLEVGAHGIMYPGCTSVAEAEEVVRWAKFAPLGSRGFDGSNVDSNFMGRPMTEYLEWANANTFVIIQIEDIQTVELAHDIAKVDGVDMLMLGPADLSVRLGYPGQMDHPMVAEAQRRVVEAAQNAGKNWAITTRGPEHARQMSEAGAKLVFQGADVVFIKNALVNAIREFRQS, encoded by the coding sequence GTGCACGAAAGTAAAGTTCTCGAACGAATCCGCAACAATGAAACTGCATGTGGCGTTACGCTGCATCTTCATGACCCCTCCCTGTTCGAGATGACTGCCTCGCTTGACTACGATGCAATCTGGCTCGACCTGGAACATCATAGTGAAAATGGAGTTCATATCTCTGAGCTGATTCGTGCGACTCGCGCGGGTGGTCAAACCGATGTGATTGTTCGCCCTGGCCGCGGTGAGTTCGCTCGCATGGCCCGCCTGCTTGAAGTAGGTGCTCACGGCATCATGTACCCAGGCTGCACTTCGGTGGCCGAAGCGGAAGAAGTGGTTCGCTGGGCCAAGTTTGCTCCTCTTGGTTCTCGTGGGTTTGATGGATCGAATGTCGACAGCAACTTTATGGGTCGACCGATGACGGAGTATCTTGAGTGGGCCAATGCAAACACGTTTGTGATCATTCAAATCGAAGACATCCAAACCGTGGAACTTGCCCATGACATTGCTAAGGTCGATGGTGTCGACATGTTAATGCTCGGCCCAGCGGATCTGTCGGTCCGCCTGGGTTACCCCGGGCAAATGGACCATCCGATGGTTGCCGAAGCACAGCGCCGTGTGGTGGAAGCCGCCCAGAATGCCGGCAAGAACTGGGCAATTACGACTAGAGGCCCTGAACACGCTAGGCAAATGTCCGAGGCAGGTGCCAAGCTCGTTTTCCAGGGCGCTGATGTGGTATTCATCAAGAACGCCTTGGTAAACGCGATTCGCGAGTTTCGCCAGTCGTAG
- a CDS encoding LamG-like jellyroll fold domain-containing protein: MLRYLFTCLIASVAMIASSANALELFYDFEGSETDTVIDKLTTDGSQNGVIYQNVDPNDTFDPAFGSESALFDIPSPGVVVPPYSTLEIPDSTLEPDFSLTLAAFIKNDEEVQDFTRAFSSYRGTGAVSDNRILLDFDSRGVSIPGIRAIVGNTQVRTSEVPAGITDPGYHHYAMTVEPTAEGGSVVVYFDGAEVASGVVPAGYSNSFNIHLGEDPHDGGGSAAEQLIGNIDEVLMLGRALSASDIATLASGTAVSNVVTPLASERAVYYSFEGDSGPTATDMFTLDGSQNGIGHELAMVDTTADNAMLGSSSFATQDPRVDNPDVLHSVIETEPIGLMGSEFTFSVVINPLAAGYSGNQYSRVLSTYGGGGSTSGRFIMDFNLSAADGSDAIRLFLPDGTRLNSTIVPQVGVNQTLTAVYDDGVVTMYLDGVEIATTTVDATAMDFGDHVLRVGEDNAGGVNENFIGNIDDVLVLRRALSGEQVTQLASSGAAALLAGLPEPLLKGDYNDDGIVDLADYTIWRDNLGSSVELPNDLTPGVDASDYDVWKLNFGLTGLSGASIASVQVPEPGSVMLLAVGVLAMALVRRRGSASKN, encoded by the coding sequence ATGTTGCGTTACCTTTTTACGTGCTTAATAGCAAGCGTGGCGATGATCGCCAGCAGTGCTAACGCCCTTGAGTTGTTTTACGACTTCGAAGGCTCAGAAACCGATACTGTGATCGACAAACTGACGACCGATGGATCGCAGAATGGAGTGATCTACCAGAATGTTGATCCGAATGATACCTTCGATCCGGCCTTTGGAAGTGAGTCGGCGTTGTTCGATATTCCTTCCCCTGGTGTTGTTGTGCCTCCCTACAGTACGCTGGAGATTCCAGATTCCACATTGGAGCCGGATTTCTCACTGACTCTAGCTGCTTTTATCAAGAACGACGAAGAAGTTCAGGACTTTACCCGTGCGTTCAGCAGTTACCGCGGTACTGGCGCGGTATCGGACAATCGCATTCTCTTGGACTTCGATTCAAGAGGTGTATCGATTCCGGGTATTCGGGCAATTGTTGGAAATACGCAAGTGCGTACCAGTGAAGTTCCCGCTGGAATAACGGATCCCGGGTACCATCACTACGCCATGACTGTCGAGCCAACCGCCGAGGGTGGTAGCGTGGTGGTCTACTTTGATGGAGCGGAAGTAGCGAGTGGTGTCGTGCCAGCTGGATACAGCAATTCCTTCAATATTCATCTTGGCGAGGATCCCCACGATGGTGGTGGTTCGGCAGCTGAGCAGCTGATTGGCAATATCGATGAAGTGCTCATGCTGGGGCGTGCTTTGTCGGCTAGCGACATTGCTACGCTCGCAAGTGGCACCGCTGTGTCCAACGTAGTTACACCGCTGGCCTCGGAGCGGGCTGTGTACTACAGCTTCGAAGGCGACTCGGGACCAACCGCCACGGATATGTTCACGCTGGATGGTTCCCAGAATGGCATCGGTCATGAATTGGCCATGGTAGACACGACTGCCGATAACGCAATGCTCGGTAGTTCGTCGTTTGCAACGCAAGACCCTCGGGTCGATAACCCCGACGTACTTCACAGTGTGATCGAAACCGAGCCAATCGGACTAATGGGCTCCGAGTTCACTTTCTCGGTAGTTATCAATCCACTGGCGGCTGGGTATTCGGGTAATCAGTACTCCCGAGTGCTCAGTACTTACGGTGGTGGTGGATCGACCTCGGGGCGGTTCATTATGGACTTCAATCTGAGTGCAGCAGATGGTAGCGATGCCATTCGTTTGTTCTTGCCCGATGGCACTCGGCTCAACAGTACTATTGTGCCGCAGGTGGGAGTCAACCAAACCTTGACAGCCGTTTACGACGATGGTGTGGTAACCATGTATCTCGATGGAGTCGAAATCGCCACGACCACGGTCGACGCGACGGCCATGGACTTTGGTGACCATGTATTGCGTGTGGGGGAAGACAACGCCGGTGGAGTGAACGAGAATTTCATCGGAAACATCGACGATGTGCTCGTGCTGCGTCGCGCTCTTTCTGGTGAGCAGGTTACTCAGTTGGCATCAAGCGGCGCAGCAGCCTTGCTGGCTGGTTTGCCCGAGCCCCTTCTCAAGGGTGACTACAACGACGACGGAATCGTGGACTTGGCTGACTACACGATATGGCGCGACAATCTGGGCTCGTCAGTCGAACTTCCTAACGATCTGACACCTGGTGTCGACGCAAGTGATTACGATGTATGGAAGCTTAACTTCGGACTCACTGGTCTTTCCGGTGCATCGATTGCCAGCGTGCAAGTGCCAGAGCCAGGTAGCGTGATGCTGCTTGCAGTTGGTGTGCTTGCAATGGCTTTGGTGCGCCGCCGTGGTTCAGCTAGCAAGAACTAG
- a CDS encoding 3-hydroxyacyl-CoA dehydrogenase family protein, whose protein sequence is MELSTVGVIGLGLLGRGICAALVGRGLHVVAVGLTDAEVDAARAEVLQGIHEMQAEGVIGPVDDETILACFHGSCSIESVAECDFVIESVTEDLAIKQEVMQQVEAVVSHDTPVVTNTSAIPIELLQSKCKNPERIMGMHWAEPAYATRFLELIRGEATGDDAFEKAVWLANKCEKQVSVVQRDVPGFIVNRIGYAMYREAAYLVETGVADPETIDRACRNAIGLWAPFCGPFRWIDISGGPALYAKAMTPVLPTLSSSKEPPAMLTEAARGDAESDSDRKGIYQCTPEEIEAWLERFRKHVWDTWRQGTESGEDQ, encoded by the coding sequence ATGGAGCTAAGTACCGTAGGGGTGATTGGCCTCGGCCTGTTAGGTCGCGGTATTTGTGCCGCTTTGGTGGGACGAGGTTTGCACGTTGTAGCCGTCGGTTTGACCGATGCGGAAGTCGATGCTGCCAGGGCGGAAGTGTTGCAAGGCATTCACGAAATGCAAGCCGAGGGAGTGATCGGTCCGGTCGACGACGAGACCATCCTTGCTTGCTTTCATGGCAGTTGTTCTATCGAGTCAGTAGCGGAGTGCGATTTTGTCATTGAAAGCGTGACCGAAGATCTAGCGATCAAACAAGAAGTCATGCAACAAGTGGAGGCCGTGGTCTCGCATGACACTCCGGTGGTCACCAATACGTCGGCGATTCCAATCGAGTTGCTTCAGTCGAAGTGCAAGAACCCCGAGCGAATTATGGGTATGCACTGGGCGGAGCCAGCCTATGCGACGCGGTTCTTGGAATTGATCCGCGGCGAAGCAACCGGAGACGATGCGTTTGAAAAAGCTGTATGGCTTGCTAATAAGTGCGAGAAGCAGGTAAGCGTTGTGCAGCGAGACGTGCCAGGCTTTATTGTAAACCGCATCGGTTATGCGATGTATCGCGAAGCAGCCTACTTGGTCGAAACCGGAGTGGCAGATCCCGAGACCATCGATCGGGCATGTCGCAATGCGATTGGTCTATGGGCTCCGTTCTGCGGGCCGTTTCGCTGGATCGATATCTCCGGAGGCCCAGCGTTATACGCGAAGGCGATGACGCCGGTGCTGCCGACGCTCAGCAGTAGTAAGGAACCGCCGGCGATGCTCACCGAAGCAGCGCGGGGTGACGCCGAATCGGATTCGGATCGGAAGGGCATTTATCAATGCACGCCCGAGGAGATTGAAGCCTGGTTGGAGCGGTTCAGGAAGCATGTTTGGGATACCTGGCGACAAGGCACCGAGAGTGGAGAGGACCAGTAA